In Anopheles ziemanni chromosome X, idAnoZiCoDA_A2_x.2, whole genome shotgun sequence, the genomic window GGCTGCAGCTTACGAAAGCTGCCAAATTGCTCACCGGAACCAGGAGAATTAGAGTGTTTCGTTTGAAGGCAGGCAATTACTCAGCAACCGTAAAAACACTGCCAAGTTTTGGAGAGCTTTTATCTAACAACATCCCACACGCGAAAGTCGCTGAAAGTCTCGTCGATCAGCTGTCAAAAACTCCTCAGGTTTAAAATGGGtttcaattttacattttcagaACTAATATGTGCGTATTTACGCCGGTTATttggataataattttgattaaaaCCTTGGAACTCGCCCCAAAACACCAAAAAACCTTCATGAATCTGTTTATCTCTTAGCATTTGATGCATGAATACTTCTCGAAAGAATGATCCGAATTAATGAATCTCGTCAAAAGGTTCATAAAGGTCAGCACAGCAACATCCATTCATCGGAAAGTGGTGAACTTAGATAGCATCAAACGAagctgtttatttgttttaacgatcattttaaatggtCTTATCCTATTCATACCTTTCAGAGCTGTCAAAGAAGAAGGTTGTCAAGCTAATAATTCCACACTTTGCTACGTTAAGTGAAATTCTAGTTACGCAACTAAAAttgcttgtttatttcgcgtttagaCAAGCTAAGTTTGGTTTCACAAGAGTGTCAGtgagtgtttgacagttgctgttGAGTGAAAGTATCGATCGTTTAAAACCCCTTCAGACTTAACTTTAGCCGCGACTGATACAAACGATCTTTAAGATAAACGCcttgaaccaaaacaaaataattcgaCAACATTTCTAAATACGATGACATTCCACGAAATCATTTTGGCGCAATGACTTTTCAGCTTTGTCCAGTATTGGTCTTTTATCCGAAGTCGAAGTCTCTCTTATTAGGGCAAAACAGCTATACGAGATGAAGTCTGACAAACTGACGTACCATTTAGACATCTCGTAATGGAGACGCAGCGAATGGCTTATCAATCTTAAATTAGTCCAAAGTCTGTCGCACCGCGAACGATTGGTAATCCGATACCTTTGgctcacccacccacccaagaACCATCGGATCGCGGGATACATTTCTTAAGCCGCGGGCCACAGAAAAAACTCCTCCAAAGACAACCTGGCGACGGCAAACCGTCGAAATCTACCTTACCACTTCCCCGCCCTCGCTGCGGTTACAAAAACATTAGCGTGCTTAACACCACTTTCGCCACCCGCAAGTTTTCCCCTGTCAAGTCACTTTTTTCACGGTTTTCTTTCCGGTTGTTTCAattcggttggttttgttttgtccctGTTGAGGCGGGCGCCGCGGCCGTGACAAGCGGCAGTAGATTTACAAGTATTTATTTCGCCATCAACAATATCCATATACCTTGTCCGGGGGGcatgttcttttttccccctccccttccttCCCATTCAACCACCGGAGATAAACGTCTTAAGGAAGCGATAAACTGTCAGCTAGCCGATTGTCCCATGCTCTAACATTCTGGCACGCCGAAGGACGCCATTTGCTTGGAAGGGAGGTTTTGCTTGtcgttttgctttccttcggGTTGTTTTGGCTTGAGGGATGTTTAACAGTCCCTATCGGAAGTCGGATTTGATATCCCTCCGCTGTTGTGCCGGATTCGTTTGCATGCAGGGAAAACTTAACCATTTATCACCCGGGATTTATATACCCGGGGTTATTGGGAGTCCTTCGCTTCCGGGTTCTTTTACCAGTTTATGTCCGCTCCGTTCTCATCCACTGATGCTGGGTAGCTCCGAGCAGAATGCTTTTACATCTGTCGCCTGTACGACTCTTACGACACGTTAATTCCACGTATGGGGTTTTATGCCTTACATCACTCCATTATAACGAACTACTCCCAATTAGTCTACAGAATCAAAGGCAAAGAtagggcacacacacactgcgtAGTCCTGAACCTTCCCATGGGTTCAGCCCATTCAGCCGGGACCGAAAGGGATGATCCGGTTGCGGAATCCTGCCCGTCCCGAAATGGCGACGGGTCCGAACCACTCCAGATCCCCGACGGGTGGTCCCTGAGACTCGAGCTGGATGCGAGCAGGCCTTACCGCGTTTGAAGgcttcccaaaaaaaaggtaatCTGCTGCGCTGTATCTTCCGTTCATCACTTCCAACCTGACCTACTCTAGCTCCAAATTCAGCCTGATTACAACCCCTTTCGTTGCCAGAACTCACTCCGAGTGTGGTACGTTCCCGCAGTCCCAAGGCATACATACGCAACACACTTTGCGGTCTCTGATGCGGAACAGCCGGTCGGAAATGGCCGTCCAATAACATTGTTTCCGAGGATTACCACTAACGCCTTTCTTCTGGGGATCTCCAGCGATACAGTGCGACCTCGCAAGACGTTCCTCCTCGCCGTGCTCGGCAGAGAGTAATCACTCCCTGGCACCTCACCGGAACGGCCAATGGAAGGCCATTAGGAAAATAAAGCAAGGTTCAGCCCTTTGGGGAAAGCATACGGCACAAGTATTGTACGGGCAGGCAGGAAAGTCAACAGCTTGACTGGATCGGTAGCCAAGGATGTCAAGCGCCACTTGGAAGGTAGCTTCACCgtggagagagagatagagactaCAGTAGCCGGGGGAATGGGTGCCGGGCGTCGCGTTTATCAGCGCTTGACATGGTTCTATGGCTGCATGTGTAATGCGATTAAAAGAGGAGAGAACAAAACTCGCAATCCCCGGCCCAGGGTGTCGTGCCTGTTCGACATTCCGCTCCGCTAACGCTCCGGTTGCGGATTATCGCATACCTCGCGTACACACGCCATTACACACATTGCACAGGGTGGTTTTTGCTAGAGAGTAGAGCACGCTAGAAAGCGGAAGTGGTGGAAAGAAATCGTACACATCGTTCCGCAGTACTTTGATAGAGCTAAGGAGGTACTGTCCAGAGATTGCAGGTACTGGTACGCTGGGTTCGGACATTTCGTGGAGTTCCCGATTACAcgcgatacacacacacgttggTCATTTTGATTATCCTTGAAGATTGTCTTCTGGATCTGGATGTGGATCGACGGTTGGCACTTACCTAGAGAGCATGGCGGCATCCTGCGAGTTTGGAGTTCCGTTGGCACCGAGTCCGACGCCGGCTCCGTTCGAGACGGAGGCGGCCGCGgcggcagctgcagcagcggcCGACAGTGGCAGCGAGGCGACGGGTGTTATCACCCCGAGACCTTTCTTCGAGACCGGCTCCGTTCGGCTGAGGATGCTCGAGATGGAGAAGCTGGTGTAGCCCGGATTGGTCGAGGTTTTGCCGACCGTGGCCTGCACGgcgtgttgctgctgctgctgctgctgaggcgGCGACTGTTGCGTTTGCGTTTGGTGCTGGAGTTGATTGATATGTGTGTGAGGATGGTGCGGTGGATGCTGGTGATGTAcaggatgctgctgctggtgttgctgctgctgctgctgatggtgatggtggtgctggtggtggtgatgttggTGATGCGGCTGGATCTGGCTGTCCGGCGGCGTTTTCGGCGGACTGAGCCGGGAGTCGGGACTGTGGTTGAAGCTGTTACTGGagctgttgttggtgttgatgGTGCCGGTGCTGTTGTTGACCGCCGCCGGCGACGCGTGGTAGGAACCGCAACCGTGCTGCTGCCCGGTGACCGCcaccgctgccgccgccgccgcagcagccgccgccgaCTGGTGATGCAAGGCAGcagccgccgcagccgccgccACCATGGCCGAATGGTGCTGCAGAACAACACCGtgctgttgttggtgatgctgctgctgctgcggttgcggttgcggCTGCAGTGGTTGCGTTGGCGAATGCTGCTGCTTTAATTGTTGCGGTAGTTGTTGAGTTGGCGCGGCGTAGGAAGACTGCTGCTGTGGCGGCTGAGGCTGCGGCTGGTGGTGTTGAGTGTCGGGCGAGGAGCGCTGCTCATCGTCACTGGCCACCCCGGGGTGCCCTTGGGGGCTCTCGAGCGGCCGGGGACTCGGCTCCGGGCTCGACACAACGTTCACATCGATGTCCACCTCCGGCGAGGACACGTTCGCCTCCAGGTTCATTGTGGCACACCGCACTTCACCACCTGGTTAACGCCCAACGTTCGCCCGGTGGGGGCTTCTAACCCACTCTAGTCACTAGTAGTAACACAATCACAGCACCCAAGCACTCTTCTAATCCTACCACATTACACCTTCGAATCTTGTTAGTGATTTCTTCAAACCGGATGAACTGTTTCTTCCACACGCAGATTTTGTGAGGTTCCCCAAAAACTCTGATGTCCGGTCTACGGCACTAATTCGGACCTCCCGGCAGGTCGCCTGTTCGGAGGTGACCTCCACCGACACCTTGCGAACAAAACACCAGGAAACAGACTCCAAAGGCTCGATCCCGTCCCGCCCTGAGGCCTCCGGGCTATATCTGCGGATAGGCTAGACGTTATCCGTCGGCAGAGAGCAGCCAGCAAGCAACAGCCGAATAGACGCCAACTCGAGCCCCGAATTCGGAACTCGTTGTTTACTCGGCGACGGCGTGGCAAATTATAAAACCAGctaaacggaaaacaaaattaacgaACTCCACACTGCGGTTGTTTGCGGTCGTGCGCGAGAAAAACGCTTGCTGACGCTTCGCTTCGCAGGGCGCGAATGAGCGGCCGGCAGGACTTGCCCTGCCCGCAACAGGCAAACACTGGATGCGAGGCCCATTTTCCGGCTGCGCCTGCGAGGGCGAGACGGAGCGACGGCGACCACCGGACCTGCGCCGTCCCAGAAAGCTCTTCAGCTCACTCATACACATTCCTCACGCTATCCTGTTCCACTCTCTCTATCTCACtctatttttctcttccttttcgTTCTTCCTTCCGTTATCCTTTGCTCGAGGCTTTCCACCCTTCGGAACTCCGGTCGCGCCGGTTTTGGGAAAAGGACTCGTTTGCTCGCTCGCTCTACCCTTCGCCAGTCCAGTCCACCgctcccttttttccattatCCTGCCGCCGAGGCGGACGAGTTTTCTCTTCCGCCACCAAAGTGGGCGGAGCgaacggagggaaaaaggCCACATCGGGGAATCTGGGGCTGGCCAATCGTGTCCTGGTTTGGCGTTGACGGTGCCTCAGCACGGCGGGACGCGAGGAAAACCCATCTCTCCCGCTCTCCGAGGCGTGGTGGAAATGCGGTGGAAAAGGTGCCCGTTGGTGTcggggaaaattaaaaacaaatttaaagaaCATCATCTTGTCAATTAATTCATTCGTCCCCGCGTCCACCCCCAGATTGGTACCGATCAGCGCCGATAAGGTTTGCCTCCCTCCCCTACCCGCTCCTCCACCGTGTCTggatcggtggaaaacggggGTGGGTTTTCCGGCGCTGTGGACTTATTTTCTCCTGTTGAATTTAATGTTGAGCTTGATGTGCCACCCCCCGGGAGACACTTTGAGGTCAATTTTCCGTCGATGCACTtcgcaaaagggaaaattgcGATAAAGGGCGGCTCGGAGGAGGGAGGACAAGAATAAGAAAGCGGCAGCGAGCAAACAGCAAGGAacaatgggaaggaaaaacatgccgAGCGCTCGGAAGAAAGCGAAGGCGAACAGGCCGAACGCATACACATGTGCGCGGACGAACCACGCGCCACTTCGCTCGTGGTCCGCCATCTCTCGTGGGGCGTTCCGGAAAATGTCTGCCCATGTGGCTCCGCGTTTTTGGGCAGGGAAAATCGGTATCTAGATCTCATCTCGCTCTCGTCGGTTCGGAATCGGAAAAAACAGCCGGTAAGGAATGTTGGACCACTTCTTACACGCACGACACGCTTTTGTCTGGCTGCTGCGCCCTCGTGGACACAATTGgagccggtggaaaacaattcCGAAGCGCTTTATTTCCCAGCGTTCCCTCGAATGGAGTTGCTTACAATTGCttaaattttccaacaaaaaacaaaaaggtgaGAAAATTGGATCCATTACGGGGGCAAGCGGGACGAATATTACACGGTTTTTCcggctccccccccccccccccccccacaccaCATCCCTCACACACCAGCGAGAGAGAAAAGTCAGGAAATGGGTTTTACCAAGACTGTTTTCCCTAAACATTCCGGTTCTTCCGACATGCCTGGAAAAACCTACGGCTCCCGGTGCCAATTGTCGCACTTATTTGCACGACACACACCCGACATGTTTTCCGAACCGATTCAACCCCCCCAACCCACCCTGTTTCCGCAAACCCTTTCCCGTTCCGTTGAATCGTTTGTCGAAACGGAAACACTGCTTCCGGTGTTTCCGGCTCCGCATGCAGTTTCCACCCACATATCCTATTGATCGGTTTGTAgcttgtgcgtgtgtgtgtgtgtgcctcaaACCAGTGGAAAGGAAGGGGGTGGCGAATTTTCCGGGCTCATGTACACATAGTGCTACACACGctgaaatgaaatttcatcTCATCTTTGCAGCGTagtttgtgcgtgtgtctaTGCATGCTACTGTGGGTGTCCgtctgtgtgtatgcgtgAGGGAGGGGACCGGTGTGGAGGGGGAGGGACGAGTTGCGCGAGATCAATTCCGAGCACAAAACGTTTTCACAACTTCACAAAACCCCAAAAAGCTTCCACTAAAACCGCTTTGCCAAACGCCCTCTCGAGAGCCAGCCCGCACGGCACCGAAACGATGCCGATGCTGGCCCTTCCCTGCTTCTCCCAGcgccctcccctcccctcccctcctcctCGGGTTAAGGATATTATCGATTGGATGGTTTTGTGTCCGAGCTCCAAAACCgaacaaccaaaccaaaaacccTCCGAAACCGAGGGAAGCCGAGGCTCGACGGAAATGGGATTCGGGCTGAATGGATTGGCTACCCtggccattttccaccccacttTCCCTCCCACCCCACCGCGACCGAGTTCCG contains:
- the LOC131291327 gene encoding homeobox protein Hmx-like — protein: MNLEANVSSPEVDIDVNVVSSPEPSPRPLESPQGHPGVASDDEQRSSPDTQHHQPQPQPPQQQSSYAAPTQQLPQQLKQQHSPTQPLQPQPQPQQQQHHQQQHGVVLQHHSAMVAAAAAAAALHHQSAAAAAAAAAAVAVTGQQHGCGSYHASPAAVNNSTGTINTNNSSSNSFNHSPDSRLSPPKTPPDSQIQPHHQHHHHQHHHHHQQQQQQHQQQHPVHHQHPPHHPHTHINQLQHQTQTQQSPPQQQQQQQHAVQATVGKTSTNPGYTSFSISSILSRTEPVSKKGLGVITPVASLPLSAAAAAAAAAASVSNGAGVGLGANGTPNSQDAAMLSRLGFMSQWSAIANRYAALCPPGWPWPPTSHRMPFHSPNNDNSTSAIENQSPSLTPPPSQQSKSPSPHPAFLGARATGCGGVGVGGPAGGGGSGGGGGAGVGSIGDDCESDDDGQEIIEEDDESDRPSDSASPNSNSSAMQAKRKKKTRTVFSRAQVFQLESTFDLKRYLSSSERAGLAASLRLTETQVKIWFQNRRNKWKRQLAAELEAANMANMAHAAQRLVRVPVLYHEGATGGFVAPPPHPHSQQLYYTTSAGRAGSPPRPPLSSLV